CTTTGATCTTTATTTCTTGCTTTTGTAAACATGAGTGGCAAATTTTTTAAGTACAAATACTGTTTTACATGGGATCAGGagatgttttgtgtgtgcactACAGTAAGCGCAAATCACGTAGTGTTTGTATTTATCAAGCCTGAATCTAAGTGCattcgttttctgtttccgACTACCTCATAAGCACGCTATCAATGTACGTTTTATTCTTGTCGGTTTTGGCTTCAACTTTCATCATCTAACTCCACGGGTTGAATCCGAGAAATCAACGCAGTGGATCAATCAACGGAGCGGAACAACGGATCAAATCAATTATCTTTTGAAACTGTTGATTTTCGTGGCTTTGGACTTTAGGGTTGAGATTATTGGTTTTTCAGAATATTTTGGGTAACCGAAAGATGCTAAAAAGATGAATCACACATATGCATGGAACAAGCTAGTGGACTGTAGACCGGCGCGATATTCAAACACAGGATCACGTATTTATttaaagagacgaatgttaggctattacagctcaaagtctctataatacaaaagaaaaaaaaacgtattTATTTAGATACTAAGTGTAAGGCATTCTCGTACTTCAGGTGTACAACAATCGATAgattaattaaatgaaattaacACTACAGTTACAATGAACTTCAAAATAAACCAATCAAGTTAGGGCAAGCTAATCAAGAAGCGGAGTAAGCTAATAAGGCCGCGCTTGAATAAGGCGCGCTGAAGGAAATGCCTCTTCGCGGACAGCTCCTTCGCCCCATCTCTTCCGCAGCACTTTCTTTGAGTTTATCTTTTTCGGCTAGAGAAAACTTTATAGGCTGGTTCGTTATCCGCTATTCTCATAACCTAATCAGCCCAAAGTAGCCTAGATAGTAATAGCCGGCAGCTCTCGGCAATCGAACCCAGGGCCAGCTGCGTGAAAACGACGAACGTTACCATTTGCTATCAACGGGGGCATCGAATGATGCCTACGATCAATCAGTACATGATCCATTTGACAGGAAGTAGCTCCGTCCGCGGACACCAGCGTGGCTTTGTGGATTTCGTGCAAATTTGATGATTCCAATCACCAGGATCGTTGTGGATGCAAAATTGATCAATCTGCAACCATTATCCTTACTCTTTTCGTGTGTACTGTGAAGGCCGGTTTATGGGCAATAAGTCAGCTCCCTACCGACGTTAGCGTAGAAGTCCGGCACAATGATTTTTAGGTTGTATTTGTGGCATCTGTCAAGCGCTTTCCGAAGGATGtcatacactctgtcaactttctatagccgaACCCACGTTTTTAAAAGTATCTTCCAAAGCGTCTTTTCGATTaaacttctggttttgggacttttttaattAGGCAAAACCGTCGGGCCCATCCAAATTAAACATTGCAAACATGGCGAAGTGCGTAAAACTTGGGTTCTTTCTTCTTCAATTTCAAGAACTTAGTTCTTTCTTCATCAATTTTGTCTTCGGAAGGGACGCGAACGTTTCGTATACTAGTCTCATAGAATTTACGTGACTGACGTTAGGTGCATAGCCTTTCGTTTGATACCATAGCCAAACTAAAATTGTatgagaccatgactagtttcggaatactTGCCTTACTTACCAGACTTATTAGAATGACAATGACCAACGTTACGAACCAGCTGAAAGTAATAACTGCGGAGACTCGCGCTAGGGTTCTAACAACCAACAGTCGGAGAGaaagatgctcagattgatatttggtCCCGTATGTGTAGCTGTACGCACTGTGCGACGACCAGTGTCGCGTAGCGCGTACGCTTTGCCAAGCTGAGGTGGGCcggtcatgtcatgagaatggcgaaCAATGAACCAACCCTCAAAATCTCCTTAGACCTCCGAGATGGACAGAGCGGACGAGGGGACAGATAAAGACCGCTCGATAGTCATAGTTCCAGGATAAGTATCTAAGGCATAATAAGGTCTTGAAATTGATGAAGAAGTGGTAAGTGTTCTTACAAAACcccaaaattgttttcgaGGATCTGCCACATTGTTACGGTCTGATCATTAGCTGACTTTCCTCTTCGGAACCCTTCCTTAACGGAAAGTTAACAAATATCTAAATAAGATATGTGACAAGTCGTTTTTGTAAAACAAGGGCAAAGATTATGTAGGTGATATTCAACGCCGTTATACCGCCATAGTTACTTCCCCCATAGTTGATTGACACTTTTAAACCTTGATATGGAAACCTGAAATGGTGACCGTTTGGGCATAAGAAAAGTGaagtgatgtttttgcatcacattttcgtgatcatccACTTGAGAGATTTTCTCGGACATGGACAAAGATACTCGAACCAACGTTACGAAGGAGTATGAGAAGACGTTGCGAAAATGACAACTTTGCAACGCTGTCTTTTCCCtgaattttcttttgctcacTTCTGGTTGGTAGAGTTTTAGTGTATACCCCTTTCTCGCCTTACGTGTGACGTAATTATTTGGCTTGACTAGTTCGGTTACGGGTGCACACTAGTGTGACGGCCTAGACACTCTGAATTGGTATGCTTTGCGTTAAGATACATTAGCAGCAGGTGCCGTCctttatgtttgattttaatttcttcttaTTATGCGGCTACATCCCCCGAGCGGTTGTTAAAGAGATAATGTTAATCCTTGTttctttctgtaacgttgtacTTTAACGGGTGAGGACATTGGTCCCGAACCAACCACCCTGTCACACCGGTCTCgcgaatcgaacccatggccatctgcgtgacaaccggtcccgggatttGAACTGTGTGAGCCAGCTGTGTGATAAGACGTgcgttaccgactactctaTCACCAGGATCAAATTTTCACTTACTATGGATTTATTACTTACATGCGCGGGAGCGATGAACGCATCTTGTCTGGGGCAACTGATTGACTCTAAAACCCGGTGAAACGTTATGCTGCTTACGCTGCCGTATAGTGCTGTCTCAAACTTGTACTTATTTGACGCATcgtaaaacataaatttgctGGTGGCTGGTTTTGTTATTCCCAGATCACTAGGAGGATCAAGGTATCTTAGCTAACGTAGAAGTTTATAGTGTTACTGAAACTACGTAACGGGGGCAAATTATGTTTCCTCCATGATAACGACGAGGACAGAATCATGTTCGAGACGTGCTAAAGTACGTACAAGTTTGCTTTATTCTTTAACTGTCCGTGTATTAAGTGGTTGAATAATTCTTTCGGTTTTACAATGAATGGTATTAGTACAGGGGGGTCAaaaagcgttctctttttcatttggttataaaacaaaaacggcttaatatttttcgatccatgaacatttatttgaaaggcgATTCACcatatttatgtataaaatacaattttggtagctgaaaattggaaaatatgaaaacctTATTTCCAAAGAGGTAGGTCTTTAACTCAAACGATACGATGAACtaatttccacctcggtggctatgttaataaacAGTTAATGCTGTTTTTGGTgttcagaaaacccacacgtcgtgcaagagaagccaatgcacccaaaacgagtgactgtttggggcagattttggtctggcAGCATCATCGGGCGCCGTACGAATGAACAAAGAAGGAGTCCCCGGCACCGTCGAAGGCGTATGCTACTGAGCAacgttggctgattggttctttggcaaaattgaatctgagaacttagccgacatttggtttcaacaggacggtactacgtgccatacagcgacagccacaatcaatattttgcttcccatcttcggaaatcaatcaatcagcagaaatggttTTGTGAATTGACCTCCAAGAAGCGGTGATTTGACACCATTTgattattatctttgggctgcggtgaaacataaatgttatgcgaacgaaccaacaactattgacgacctcaagaccgaaattcCAGTTTCCATTGCTGAGATAAGCCCACAGACAGTCAAgaatgtactcaaaaataggtcaaTCGTATGGACTACTGCTAAGCCAGCCGTGGTTgacattttaccaaaattgtttttcattaaaaaactgaagaattaacctttcaaataaatgttcaagcaaGGAAAAATATTGAGCCGTTTTTTAAAAAccatatgaaaaaaaaaatccataaGGACTACTctggaccaccctgtagtatcTCGAATTCCCATATCAGCGGATAAAccaattgaatttaaacgtttgCACTTTCCAGTGAGACTCGCTTTTACGATGACAATAAACAAGGCGCAGTGACAATTGTTACAAGTATGAGTATAATGATAATGTTTGCGTAAGTATGTGGATTTAACCTAGATTCTCCACAGTCAAttatataaggctggctaaaaagtaatccattatttttgggtgagattcaaaacattatttaagatacttccgaaggtccgatttacgtcaaatatgtaccgttttgttggaaaatttgttgtctttgcaaaggtaggctggtaatgcctcttttgtaaaaggcttagtcgttattgacaaaaaactggagtaatccattttcacaacccttttttgatctcagtttttcatcactcaagaaattttgtaatgcgggaaaaatgtgtcattcgTTTAGTGCAaagtccggactatacggtggatgcattaaaacatcccaaacaaaatctcggactttctggtgaatcCCTAAAgccgtgcgtaacatttcgttgacctggtggaacacaaaacaacttccgttgaccgattctggtcgtttctggtcaattgctagcttcgaacggtgcagtaattgacagtagagatctgaatttgGTTTTTGACCACACGGAAGccactcacaataaacgattccattcaagtcccaccatatacccagtcgaaccttcctagccgttatttctggtttggccacaggttaacttgcttcaccacgcttagaccacgaccgattttacacaatattgtcgtaagtgacccatttcccatccccagtacccatccgtttaagaaatggttcgatttcattccgttgggccaaaactgtgccgatggccatcatgtttttttatgtaaatagggtagcgcccaaacatcgagcttctttgtgattacagctttgcgcaaatgacttaaaactcttcgatgattgatctttagctcctggccgatgctctgattactataatgccgatctactttgattatttctgtgattttatcgacattttcaatgacgtgtctgcctaggctttaacatcaaaattgactgaaacgagtcaacgaaaccaaaatttcacccagctagctgttagagtatcggcaccatgaacaccatgcgaaatttcagtggcctagcttgtgttttcgcctttatcggacaaaaaatgaaaaatgtaccgaattttttccgcgttgacctccattgttaacaccctgtaactcacaaacgaatagaacaaacaaagaacaatgaagcatttttttaagtgtaaagtatcagctttaaaacgagcctaaatttgaaactgtacgataaatacttcacaagatatcgatcactaaaggcatctaccgaaaaaataatggattactttttagccaacctgatatgtGGGCTGCTCACGAGTTGTAAAACCGTCAGATACGTGTATGTATGCACCTggaggaaaaattaaaaatataatataccCGGCAGTACTTCAATAAATACTTCAACGTATATATCTGTATGATTTGCTCAGTAAACTTCCATGTTGAATGGATCCAAAAGAAAATACTCACATTGGGCGAAACGCAATTCGCCGGGTCGGttaatagaaaataaaataactctTGTCTTGCCATATAAACAGCCACaggtttggtttgcttcacCTCTCCCGAGGAACAAACATAACTCGCATCATGCATACTATGCTTCATATTAGTGCCATCCGATTTCTACCAATGAGTCGCACATAAGACGGTtctaaaatattaataaataatgataaattgGTCCCAAAAATTTGCTCAATGTCGACCATTGCGTGTGCGCGAAATTTAAGTCAAACGCTTTGCGCTAATGTGGCCGCAATAACCATATATTCCTTACATCTGTCTTTCCGAATCTTTTTCTTATTTCCTTGACTTATtgatattattttcttttgtttttaattgtttcgaTTGTCTTCTATCCAGTACTCAATTTGGTTTCCGCAAAGGCAAGAGTACTAATGACAACTTAGCGCTCTTTATTTCGGAGATTGAGTTAGCTTACAGTCTCAAAGAGATGATGGCCTCGGTCTTGTTGGACGTACGTACAGGGGGCTTTCGATTCAGTTTCTATCGATAAACTAGGtcaaaagcgagaaacggtGTACCTCAGCTTAAAGattaatgattttttattcaatttgaataCTTTGAAAAACAGGTAATATATTTCAATCACGGTTCCCATGAACTACGAACCAGCTATTTCGGACTACCACAAGAATCCTGCTTGCGTCCTCTTTTGCACAATTTTTATGTGAAGGACATTAGGCAACTGACGACGGTGTTGTTTCAGtcaccaacagcaacatcgCCGACATCCAACGTCCGTTGCAAACCACCCTCGATAATCTCGTAGAGTGCTCAAGGAACCTAGGTATCGAGTTTGCGCCAACATAAACTGAGACTGAGGTAATCTTCTCCTTTTCCAGCGATACACATAATAATCTATTGAAAGGATTATACAATCCCGAAATCGATCTATTCCTCTACAGGGTGAGAATCCAAATTACCGATTCTTGTAGGTACATAGGGGCTGATTCGGCAGACGGATTAACTGGAAACCCCGCTCGTGATGCAGAAATGCACCAGAAGAATCTACTTTCTCAGAACGGTGAGAGTATACGCTAATACGGTAGCTTTTGCTAGACAAACTAGAATGGTTACAGTATCGCTACCTGAGAATCGCATTGGGCAGTATGATATCAACGCATAAAATGTCCCTTGAAATGATGGTCACAGTGATGTCGCTAAAACTTCGTTTTGAGCAACTTACACCTCGCATCCGTTccctttagtgatcgataacTTCGACGCCTTGACAAGGACACGATCTAAATCCAAAAACCTAAAAGTATATAAGGATTTTGTAACCCTTGAAGTTTACCCTAGTACTCTTTCTGCTACTATCATCAGCGTCCCTGAGTCCTACagttcatttttcaacaccGACACCTACTTCGACACGACTTCGCCAGACGGCGATTGCTGGCATGTTAACGAAAAAGTTAAAAAGCTTAGTAAAAAAACAGCAATTGAAACTTGTTCTAAACTGGAACAGTCTACTCAACTTACTTCACAGAGTTGGATGTTATTGTTCACGCGCTAGTGTTAATCAGCGTCgcccccgttgatagagcagtcggtaacaCTCGttgttgtcacgcagccggccttggtttcgattcccgatatcGGCGTGGCAGGGGGGTTGGCACGTGACCAACAACCTTgcccgtaaaaacaaaccgttacagaaagcaacagagattaacattgtctctggtgtaggctaagaccgctcagcggttgttgtctaataagaagaagaagagaagaTCTTATAGAGATTTCTCACTATCCGCGAGATACAGAGCAGTGTTGGTCTGTATTCTAAGCTATTTGTCTCATGCACGACTTGGTTGCACATCGTTTGTCACGCTTGAAGAAACATGTTAGGTGTTACGCGCCAGAGGTTTGTGGTGTCCTGACGTAACAAAATGCTAGTttacgaaagaaaaaaactatGAGAAGGGTATTAAGAGTACGCCTTAACTTTCACCAACTCCATGGCGGTAAGCTGACTGCTATTTGATACACTCATGGTAGGATTAAAAATAAGCGCTTACACCGAAACCCGAACGATGCTCTTTAAATTGTAATATAACCGTGAGCAAAGCAACGAGTCCCGATGGCTTGGTTGGTTCCGCTTGACGCATGTTTTTGGTAAGAACAGTGACTAaatatgtgaaaaaatatttccaaatcTGTACGAGATATGATGAGCTAACGGGGACACTTCGAATGATGGACGAAAACATCGTCTAGCAATCATGCACACCTAGTCCAAAGGTTCAACGCACCACCATACAAGTTAAGAGACGCAGTGGATTAAGTATACGTTCCAGATCGGTACCCCTCAGTAGCGGCAACCTGATAACCGAACCATTAGCTTGCCAGCTCACATTTCCTTCGGAAAACTCGTTGGCTACAAAGAACAGCGAATAAGTATTACAAGTAATGAACGTAACGAATGTATAATGGCGGATTAGAAACGCTAAAACGCTTGTGTCAGGTTTAAAATCAGATTGAATTTAAACGGAAGTGAGCTTTTTATGTTTGGAGCACTTGTTTTACTATCAGGTAACTTTCGGCAGAAACCACCTGTGTTAATACTATCTACCAGCTTCGAGTTTCGATTCTATCTACCAGCTGATAATCTTAAGGCTTGTCTTTAAACATCACTTGTATGGTAAAACGCGCAGAACTTGACGTGACAACGAACATGCGTGTACAATGGCTTAACTATGAATCCGCCGTGCATTTTGGTCAACAATTAATGGAAGTTGGATTTTTAAAATTTCTGTAATTTCACATCGTCTCCCAATGAATTAATTCAGAGCGATTTTTAAAATAGCatacaaaattaataaatgatTAGTGAGGGGGCTGTATaagtagaaaaaaacaagCGGCGTCTATGCTATTAATTCTAACATCCTAAGTAAAACACCTGGTACCGACATTACTTACAAATCCATTTATATTGTAAACAATAAAGTAataaagtttaaaataataaataataaagaataaataataaactttATATTGTGAAAATTATCCAACACAGTTGAATTGTCAAGATGTATGTTGTGTACGAAAATGCCCATGAATGAAACAGGGTTTGAGTAGCGTAATAACCTACAGGAAACAAATAAGGATGGCTCGAAAGATTCAATGTCCTACATAATTCTCTCATTCTTACTTAACTCGCACCGACTGTGTTTGCACTGTCTGTAGAATGTCCAAATTGTGAATATCAATCGCTTGAATCtctcatttatttattctctcCTGCGTGAACTCGACTGTTCTCTTTGTGTTACTTCTGTGAAGCAATAACTTGAGAGGACATCAGGCTAAGTGGAATGAAACTTTCGAAGCAATGGACTACGGTAGCTAGAACTGCATATTCACACGCTAGCAGCAATCGAAAGCACGAAatctgttgtgtttttaccTATGTCATTCCTTCATTACTACTTCGTCTTGGTACTTTCGATGCAGTGCAAGAATCTCTACACACATGTCACACATCTTTCGCCATGAAGGCGTACACCGTTTATAGAAAATCTTTTGTTTAGCTATGGCTAGGAGAGAGAGGCGGCATGGTAGATGGTAGGCACCGTCTGAGATGGCAAAATTACATCGACGTCGATGTGCAAGCGGCCGAAATAGTAATACATTAATGGACCAAAAGCGAGCGATCGCGAGCGTTGGAGGGATGCTCCACTGCACGGTCGTTTCGATGCCAGATAAGAAGTCGTTTAAGTCATTTAAGATAATGTCCTTTAAGCAAATCGGCTCAGCGTAAGATTTCGGGTGAGAGTGCTCCCAATGCTCACAATGCAGTAGCACAGTTTGATTTGTATCGGCACAACCGCTAGAATTTCAGTGTCTGTGAATGACCGAATCAGTACCTGCGACAGAACATCAAGCTAACATCTGATCGCAGCGTAAGTAACAGTAGCTCGAAATCAGTGGCAACTCGGACAGAGTGGAAACCGACTGTGAATGTTTAATTGACTACTCAGAACTTTTACCAGCAAACGAACACAGTGTCACGTCACACTGTTGGCAGCTAGGCGGTGGGCGTTTCTGGCGCAGAGGAAAGATTGTTGTCGGAAGTCGAGAGCGGCCGGGACAATCCAATACACGCTGTTCCGAGTGGTATACCCTTCAGAATACTTACCGCCTGGTCCAAGCTGGCGCTTTGCAGACTGTGCCCGTTGACGGATACGAGTCGATCGCCGGGAAAGATGAAGTTGGTTGCCTCGGCCGAACCACCCGGAATAAGGCCACGTACTACGATCACCGTGCCGTCAGTGTCGAGCGGGTCCTGGTAGTCGAGAATGGAGAACCCGAACCCACGCTCGGTTTTTTCGATGTCACAGTACAGTACGTCGCTAGTCCAAAGCGCCAGCCCGGACACCTGTTCCATCGACTTCGATCGCTGCTGGTCGGTAAGGGTTGCTGTGCTAGAGGTGTAGAGCGAGCTCTCGGACTGTGCCTTCGTGAGGATGCCCTGAATGTACTGGAGGCTCTGAAGCCCACCGGCCAACAGGCTCCGTGCCTCAAATGCCTCCGCGTTGCGCGACGTATTGATGACCGTCGGTGGTGAACTGCCGCGCGCGCAAATCACCCGAACCTGCGCCGGCAGCTCCTTCAAGATCTTGACCACCTCGATGTGCCGTAGACCCTGCAGCCGGTGCTCGTTCACCTGCAACAGTTCGTCGCCCGGCTTGAGTGAACCGTTGCGCCCGACCGGCCCATCCTCCAGTATCGAGCGGATGTAGTGATGGGGCCGCAGCTCCACGCCGCACTCCACCTCAACCGTTCCCTCAAGACTGATGCCGAGACCGGCCAGCTTACGAATGTCAGCCATCACGATCTGACTGTGTGGGATTTCACGAGTCCACCgctccagcaccaccaggtCGTCATCGGTGTCATCACCACTGGTCATCCTGCGGTTTGCcgctctcgtcgtcgtcggcgtacCACAGCTACCGCTACTGTCCCCATTCGTTGGAGGTGGTTGGAGTGGAGACTGTGCGACAGGACCAACGTGCGTCAATGTACTCGATGGTGTCACTACCACCACACCATTTTGAAGCAGTGCCTCTCGCCCCCCCTCAGTGTCTGGGCTGGGATACTCCTCGCCGTTTAGCCGTGACTTACTGTCATTGCCGCCACCGTTAACGCCGCCGCTCCCGCCGAACGACAATTCACTACCGTTTTcgagcacaaacacactggaGTCAAAGGTCGAGCCCGATTCCAGCTCGGGTTCGACGCCGCACTCCGTCACTACCGAGTCGGCGTCGGAGCGAGCGGGACAGATGGAGAGAGTCGTCACCGAAGGGGACTGCATGATCGAGCAGCGTAACGAGGTGCACTGTGACAGGTAATGCGAAAGTGAGTGCTGCGAATGGGACAGCTCCGTGATGTGGGCGACGGTGGACTCTGTGGCCTGGTCGttaccaccgtcaccgtcgtcagcGTCACCGCCGTTTAGTATGCAGCCGCGTTCGACCATCGGTTGACAGGATACCGGAGGCAGGATGATTTTGTTCCGCTCCGTGGCGAGACACGGTTTCGACGAGGGGTCGATAAGCGCCACTTGCAGATGCTCATACTTACGGCCGCGCAAAAACCGCTCCAGCATAAGCCGAACGATGATGCCAGTGTTACGCAGCAGCTCCACCGCCTGATGATTGGTGACCCCGGCCAACGAGCGTCCGTCTACCGCCACGATCCGGTCGTTAATTGCTATCCTCCCGCTCACTTCCGCAGCGCTACCCTCGATGATACTCTTCACGAAGATACCGGACAGGTCTTCCTCCTCGCATACGTACCCTGCCACCGTGATACCAAGCCCGTATACGTTCTTGTGCAGCTCCACCTCGTATGTCTCCGTTTCCGGTGACTCGGGGGACATTTTCGTTTCCCCTAGTCCTTCGTCGGTGCATTCGTGCTGTAATTCTTTATTGACACTGCCAGCCGACACTCCCGGCAAAGTCCCGGCTGCGCTGCCACCGCAACATTCCAACATTTCggccgctgcgctgcgcatcGACTGGCTCAAAACCGACTTCGACTCGCCACCTCCTCCAGCACCGTCATGGATGTTAGTCGAAGACTGATGATGTGCCACTACTCCGTTGCCTGCTGACACCAGCGATGCGGTTCTTCCGTTTCGCACTAACGCCACCGTCTCGAGGCAACTGGCGGCTTCGAACGCTCTGTGGTTAACTGCTACGACTTCAATGTGCGTTGGGCAGATAGCAGTAGTACGGTTGTCGAGGGCAAAGGCAGACCCAATGGAAGCGGAGGACTGCAGGAACACCCCGGGTGTGTAACCGGCCGTCTGAAGTAGTGTCCGGTCCAGCTCGTCGGGGTCGGTTAGCATCTTGGTCGGGATGATCGGCGCGTGGCTGGCGAGTGCCTTATAGTCCGGCGAGGTCGGCTCTACCGGCCGCGCCACGATCAGTCGCACTTGTTGGCCGGACTGGCgcagcacggtggccacctgcTCCGAGTTAAAGCCCCGCAAATTGACTTCTCCGATCTGCAGCACATGGTCACCGCTCTGTAAACGGCCATCCCGCTCTGCCACCGAGCCCGGTATGAGAGCCTTGATCACTACGCCCGTGCTGCGGCCGCCGACCAGCATGAAACCAAGTCCGTTACCATCGTTGATCAAATCGATTATCTCAACCTGAGACCACTCAGTGCTTAGCACCATCGCTTAGCACAGAATGCAACTACGCTTAGTGACTCTTCGTTTCGGGGGCTGAGTGACTAGTCGATGGTTGGTCCAGTCTTACTATTCGATAGCTGGCTGCGTTTCAGATGAATTGTACTTTCAGCCTGCACCAGCTGCTGACACCATTCGAGGAACATCGTAGGAATGGTGATAATCGCAAACCTGGTCAGCAGACACCGTCACTGGTTAGTATATctcaaacacacagacaccgcATTATTCCGCAAATTATCCCTAATACAACACAGTCATCTCGATTGCGATCGTGAACGAGAATTGTACAGAAcggcgatgctgctgttggatAACCATGAATTTGCCACATTCGTTTACTATCTTGTTATCTATCTCGGTAAACCTCCAgcaatgaaaatattttctttacaATACTGCTGAAGTAGGTTGCATAATGCTATGATCCTCGGTATCATTTAACAAGCAGGAGAAGCAGTCTACTATGTACAGGGTCTTTGATTAATTCTGACTTATGTTaaagttgaataaaaaaatactgtgcAATACATAGTATGAAATGTCCCATTCGATCACCGTGTCCGACACGGACACGCACGAATCCGACTGATCCAATGGTCGTTCGCCTAATTTCAGTTGAATCTGAGTGACGGATAAAGGTTATGTTTGCCGGTTTATCGTCATAAAGCCGTTATTTCAAGAGGTGAATGGTGCAACCTATGATTTCAAGAGCGATAAATTCGTGCGACTTCAacgataaatttaaaaaaaatacaaacaagGAGATAAATGTTGTAGACTTGCACCGATTGCTTAGTAGTACAACTAGCCATGATCGATGGTTTGGTAACTGTAAATAAACAATATATGTTGCCTACAGAGAGTCATTCTTTCAGTGCCAATGTGAAGCGATCCTAGACCAAACATAAGTAACATAATTGTTCGTCGTGGAATAGTGtcgaatttttgtttgtttgatcaaAAG
This window of the Anopheles cruzii chromosome X, idAnoCruzAS_RS32_06, whole genome shotgun sequence genome carries:
- the LOC128277952 gene encoding patj homolog, with protein sequence MVLSTEWSQVEIIDLINDGNGLGFMLVGGRSTGVVIKALIPGSVAERDGRLQSGDHVLQIGEVNLRGFNSEQVATVLRQSGQQVRLIVARPVEPTSPDYKALASHAPIIPTKMLTDPDELDRTLLQTAGYTPGVFLQSSASIGSAFALDNRTTAICPTHIEVVAVNHRAFEAASCLETVALVRNGRTASLVSAGNGVVAHHQSSTNIHDGAGGGGESKSVLSQSMRSAAAEMLECCGGSAAGTLPGVSAGSVNKELQHECTDEGLGETKMSPESPETETYEVELHKNVYGLGITVAGYVCEEEDLSGIFVKSIIEGSAAEVSGRIAINDRIVAVDGRSLAGVTNHQAVELLRNTGIIVRLMLERFLRGRKYEHLQVALIDPSSKPCLATERNKIILPPVSCQPMVERGCILNGGDADDGDGGNDQATESTVAHITELSHSQHSLSHYLSQCTSLRCSIMQSPSVTTLSICPARSDADSVVTECGVEPELESGSTFDSSVFVLENGSELSFGGSGGSPLQPPPTNGDSSGSCGTPTTTRAANRRMTSGDDTDDDLVVLERWTREIPHSQIVMADIRKLAGLGISLEGTVEVECGVELRPHHYIRSILEDGPVGRNGSLKPGDELLQVNEHRLQGLRHIEVVKILKELPAQVRVICARGSSPPTVINTSRNAEAFEARSLLAGGLQSLQYIQGILTKAQSESSLYTSSTATLTDQQRSKSMEQVSGLALWTSDVLYCDIEKTERGFGFSILDYQDPLDTDGTVIVVRGLIPGGSAEATNFIFPGDRLVSVNGHSLQSASLDQAVSILKGIPLGTACIGLSRPLSTSDNNLSSAPETPTA